The Cyclobacterium amurskyense genome contains the following window.
CTCCCAAATCAAGATAGGAGATAATAGGATTGGTCTCAAAAGCAAATCGCTGACGTGACGCACCAAATATCTCTCCAAATTCTTTAATTGATTCTAAACCCAGATAAGCATCAAATGCATGAACATCATTAAAGGTTTTTGTATAACTTACTGTATTGGTCCAAACCCATTGATAAGAATAGGAATTCTCAGCAGTAGAGCTATTTACAAAATTACCCTCCACATATTCCGGCTGAGGTCTACCAATATATCTTGCTCTGCGGTTGTTGGCATCTATACCAAAACTAGACCTTACATTAATATTGTCCGTTAAATCTATCTGAGCATAAACATTACCAAATGCCCTCAATTCAAGATTTCTATTGTCTTTTGCTCTTTCCAAGAAGGCAACTGGATTGTAATTGTTCCCAAGATTAGCACCACGGCTACCAGCGAAATTACCCATAATGTCATACACTGGTAATAATGGGTGTTGTAGAGAGGAACTAAATACAGCATTTTGTTCTTCGTTATTTCCTCTTGAACCATTTCCAAAACCACCTTTTCTATTGCCTACTGTTACAGAGAGATTTTCCCCAATCGTAAGTCTATTATTAAGCGCTTTAAATTCTGTATTTGCTCTTAATGAATACCTGTCGTAACCAATATTATTGATTACACCATCCTGGCTAAAGTAATTAAGAGAAAGGGCATACCTTCCATTTTCTGTACCACCATTGGCCGTTACCTGATAACTTTGTATTGGTGCAGTCCTGGTAGAAGCCGCCCACCAATCGGTGTCAGCAGCTCTTGTAATAGGGTAGATATTTCCTGGTCTAAGGGCATAAAGACTAGGATCCACTGCTGGATCTCCTTCCATCGCACCACTTGGGAAAACATAATCTGGAATACTTACTTCACCATTAGGCCCCCAGGAATATTGTCCATGAGTAGGAGCGGTATTTGGGTTTCCGTAAATATTGGCCAGATACAAGTACTCTCCTAATTCCTCTGCATTAAGTGGGTCGGGACCACGGTCGGAGGTTTGTGTACCATAATAAGCATTAAAAGAAATAGTAGGTTTACCTACTTTACCTCTTTTTGTTGTGATAATAATCACCCCATTTGCCGCTCTTGATCCATATATGGAAGCTGCAGATGCATCTTTCAATATCTGAATGGATTCAATATCGTTCGGGTTCAAATTACCTTGTTCCTGAGTAGGTACTCCATCGATAACATACAATGGATCGTTATTATTAATAGTACCAAATCCCCTAATTCTCACTGTTGCTCCTCCTCCTGGGGTAGCATCATTGACAATCGTAACACCTGCAGCCCTTCCTTGAAGCTGTTGGGCAAAGGTGGTTGCGGGAATGGCCAATAATTGCTCTGAATCAACAGAAGTAACGGCGCCAGTAATTTCTCTTCGAGATTGAGATCCATAACCTGTTACTACAACTTCATCCAAACCACTTAGCCCTTGTTCTAAAACAACATCTATGGTTGTCCTATTTCCAACAACTTCTTCGACGTTATTGAAACCCAAAAAGGAAAATACCAAAGTTGCTTGTTGATTGGCAACTGTTATGGTGTAATTACCATCAAGGTCAGTGACTGTTCCACTTGATGTACCTTTTACTAAAACGGCCGCTCCCGGAAGAGGATCTCCCAGATCGTCCGTTACTGTACCAGAAAGTTCTATCTGAGCCAAGGTAAATCCCGTACTCACTAACAGAATCAACAGTACTAAACTGCACAATTTGTAAATTTTTAACATAAGTAAATTTTAGGTTTAAGTAATTAATCAAATTAAAGAATTCAAAAGGTATTGGTCATAAATAACATTTTCATGTAAACCTTATAAACCCATATTTGTTTAGAACAAACAAATATTAATTTTAAACTGAAAATTGAATTAAAAGGAAAGTCATAATAGTTTTTGGTTAGCTGTCTGTTATATCCAAACAATAATAAATTTATTAAAAAAAAAATTGATCAAATTGATAAATGCAATTTTACCATTTTTTCTTTCAAACAAAAGCAATTTGATGATAATTTTTGACTCACAAACCTATAGTATCAATAGTCAAATAACAATAAATTAAAAATTTATGATGATAAATATGCAATTTATTATTTAATTTTTAACATTTATAAATACAATAATTGCGGAAAATAATTTTAAATAAAATATAATCAAAGTAAAGCATGATAAAAACACATAAAATTTTCTTAACAACCATGAACTACAAATTCAATCCCTGTAGAAGCTTAATTAAAAGCCATAAGATGTTTATTTTATTTTCTTAGCAGTTTTCAATACATAGAACTGGAAGAATAATTTAATTTTATTTTCGGTAAGGTTACCGATTTTAAATTTATTTATAAAAATTTATAAGAGTAGGTATAAATTTATGTCGAAAATTTTTTTAAACATACTGAATCAAGTTTTCATTCCTTCAATTTTTACTGAGATAATTGGACTCAATTACAGAAAAAATTACTCCTTTCAGAGCACAGATCATAATTCTATTTCTCTATACTTAAACCCGAAATAGGCAATAGACAATCTATTACGTGCTGAAATCGCTTCAAAATACCCAATCGTTGCTGTTTTCAATTTCACCATAGCGGTGCTATGCTAAAATCTCCAAACAGCCTGATTTTCTTGCGATTGCAACACTTCCCGTAAACACGGGACAGGCTTCATCCCTGACTATTGTCAGGACGGAGAAATCCTATTACATAATCCGGGTTAAACTTATAATTTTTTCTGCACTGACTAATTTTCAATAGAAACTAATTCCTAAGGAAAAGTCAAACAATTATAAAATTAGACCGGCATGATTCAACATAATGAAAACCCGAATAAACTTCTGTTTCAGAAAACCATAAGACTACTAGGTTTAATTCAAGGTGAGAAGCCAATTTTAGCTACAGAAGGCCAAAGAACAACTTCCTTAAACTATTTTTAAAAATTATGAATTGACAATACTCCAACCATATTCATTCTATTGAATAAAATTTGAATTTAACCAAACAAATATTAGATTTAAGATCAATTAACCAAATCCCAAATAACCTTGTTTAATCCATTCCTAAATCTATTAAAGGCCTACTTTCTGGTCGGAATATGGATTATTATTTTTTCCCTTGTTTGCTGTTGTTCACCAAAAAATCGAGATCCTTCACCAGCTCTCCTACCTGAGCAAGCACTACAATTATTTGAAATAAATGATGATTTGTCGATCCAACTTGTTGCTGCTGAACCAATGGTTCAAGACCCTGTATTTACTAGCTTTGATGAAGACGGGAAAATGTGGATAGTTGAGATGAAAGGTTTTATGAATGACATTGAAGGTTCAAATGAGTTAGTCCCTAATGGAAGAATCTCTATTTTGGAAGACAGTAATGGAGATGGGACAATGGATAGAAGCACCATTTATTTAGACAGCCTTGTCATGCCCAGAGCACTTGCAGTAATTAAAGGAGGCGCCTTGGTAGTTGAAAACATGTCACTTTGGTGGACCCAGGACTTGGATGGGGACCTGAAAGCTGACACAAAAGAATTGGTTGACGCAGATTATGCAGGTAGCAATTTGCCGGAGCATTCCGGCAATGGATTGCTTAGAGGTCTTGACAATTGGTACTACAATGCGAAATCTAGGTTTAGATATAAGTTTAAAAACAACCAATGGATCAAGGACAGCACCGAATTCCGAGGCCAATGGGGTATAAGTCAGGATGATTATGGCAGGCTTTATTACAACTACAATTGGTCTCCCCTACATGCCGATCTGGTTCCTCCCAATTATTTTATTAGGAATGCAAACCACAGCACTACCTCAGGTCTTGACCAAGGACTTACATCAGATCGAGAAATCTATCCCATAAGAGAAAACTTAGCCATCAATAGAGGCTATATTCCAGGAATATTGGATGAGCAAAATCAGCTAAAAGAGTTCACTTCTGCCTGTTCTCCTTTTTATTTCAGAGGTAATGGACTTCCCAAAGTTTATTTAGGAAATGTGTTCGTCTGCGAGCCATCAGGCAACTTGATAAGAAGGAATGCCATTGTATCAAGTGGCATCCAGCTTTCAGCAGAAGCTGTAGACATCGGGCATTCAATCATTGCATCAAAAGATGAGCGGTTTCGACCGGTGAGTTTATCTTCAGGCCCAGATGGTGCTCTATACATTTCAGACATGTATAGAGGCTTGATTCAGCATGGTGCTTACATTTCACCCTACTTGAAAGACATTACAATTAAAAGAAAATTGGTTCTCCCCACCCATTATGGGAGAATTTGGCGTGTAGCCCATAAAGATTGGCAACCAAAACCAGTTCCCAGATTATCAAATTACTCTGGACCAGAACTAGTAGAAACCTTAAAACATCCCAACGGATGGTACAGGGACATGGCACAAAGGCTTCTGGTTGAAGGAAACAACAGCTTTAATGTGCCGCTTCTTGAAGAATTGGCATTAAATTCAAAATATCACTTGGCTCAAATCCATGCATTATGGACTTTAGAAGGGCTTGAAAAATTGGATGAAAACGTCCTGTTCACATTATTGGATAATCTAGGCGCTTATCATCCAAAGGTAATAATACATGTACTAAGACTAACTGAGCAACTTGCTAAAGAAAACAATCACGTTAAAAAGCGCCTTGAAAAATTTTATCTTAAAAATCAGGAAACCATTAGCAATGAAGAATTGGCTCTTCAGATGATTCTTACTGCAGGTAGTTTGTCAGAAGAGGTATCAAAGACCACAATTGCTAGCATTTTAAAAAACAACATCGATGAACCCATATTTAGAGATGGTGCGCTAAGCAGCCTATATAATTATGAATATTCATTCCTACTTTACCTGATAAAGCAAAACCAATGGAAGGAGCACTCCCCATCTAAAGCCATCTTTCTGGAAATGGTCGCAACTGCCATCAGCAGAAAGAATAACGAGCGTGAAATGCTAAAACTATTAAATCTCTTAGAGCAACGCAACCTTGCAAAAGATTGGCAGGCATATTCTATTTTCACAGGCATGTCTATGGCAGGTGCCCAAAAAAAATCGGATCCAATCAAGCTAAAAACTGCTCCAAAATTTTCTAAAACTATCGATTTTGAAAAAAGCAATTTGAATACTGCTCAATGGAATAACCTATTCATTTGGCCAGGAAAAAAGATTAAACCAGACTCTTTACTGAATATAAACAAACTATCTGATGCAGAAAGATCCTCGTTTGTAAAAGGCCGACAGCACTTTTTAAGCACCTGTGCAGGCTGCCATGGAGGGGATGGTGAGGGAGTTAAAAGAATGGGACCTCCACTAAACAAATCTGAATGGGTGACAGGAAATGAAAGGCAACTAGCCATGATCCTACTTCATGGACTGGAAGGTACCATCATGGTAAATGGAGTAAAATACAGTAGTCCTGATATATTGCCAGTAATGCCATCTATGGCCAGCTTGGATAACAGTACTATTGCCAACATTCTAACCTATATAAGAAATGAATGGGACAACCAAGCCACAGCGGTAAAAGGTGGCAAAGTAGCAGAAATAAGAATCTCAACCCAAGGAAGGGTAATTCCGTGGAAACCTGAAGAACTATTGCGTTCCAAGCCTCCGGTAAGTCCTTCAAACAAACCTTGAAAAAATTATGAAGGAAAATAAAAAAGGCAACTCTTTACCAACCTCATACAATAGCAGACGAGATTTTTTAAAAAATGCCAGCTTGGGATTGATGGCAATGACCATGCCTGAATTACCAGATATATTTGACAATACTAAACTGGGAATAGTGGTCCACTCCTATGGGAAGAGGTGGCATGCTACTCATCAGAGTAGTGATTATCCAGCATTCTCTGATGCGAGCGAACTTCTCGCTCATTGTCATAAAATCGGTGCAGGTGGAATTCAAGTTGGCATCAATGGTTGGACTGAGGGTTTTTGTCATAAAATCAGAGACCAAAGAGAAAACCTTAACATGTACCTAGAAGGGTCAACAGGAATGCCAAAAATGACAAGCCAATTGCCTGATTTTGAAAAACAAATAATTCTGGCAAAAGAGGCTGGAATCAAAGTTTTAAGAACAGTAAGCCTTGGACCTAGGAGATACGAGGCCATCCATAGCCAAGAAGAGTTTTTGGCTTTCCAAAAGCAATCTATTCTCATGCTTGGAAAAGCCGAACCGATTTTGCGGAAACATAAAATTAAATTGGCCATTGAAAATCATAAAGATTGGCGTTCTGATGAATTGTTACATTTGATAAAAGGTGTTTCAAGTGAATGGGTTGGAATAACTTTGGACTTTGGTAACAGCATTGCTCTTATGGAACAGCCCAAAACTACCACCCAACATTTGGCTCCATATGTATTCTCTACTCATGTAAAAGACATGGCAGTAAAACCCTGTTCAGAAGGATTTCTTTTATCAGAAGTGCCTTTGGGTGAGGGACTACTAAACCTAAAGGAAATAGTCAACACCTGTAAAAAGTACAACCCTTCAATTTCTTTTAATCTTGAGATGATAACAAGAAACCCATTACTCATTCCCTGTTTGACTCCTGATTATTGGACCACACTTGAAAAGGTTCCTGCGTTCGAATTATCTCAAATTCTTACTTGGGTTAACACCCATGGCAGAAACCTACCGCATATTGACTCTCTGGAAACCGAAGAGTTGTTGGCCAGGGAGGAAATCAATATTTTGACCTCATTAACATACAGCATTAAACATTTGAATCTATAAATTAAAAACCATGATCAATAGCTTACCAGGAATAAAATTATTTGACCTAAATGGAAAAACAGCCATTGTTACAGGAGGATCCAAGGGTTTAGGACTCGCCATGGCTGCTGGGCTTGCTTCCGCTGGAGCAAATATTCTAATCGTAAACAGAACAGAAAGAGATGGCGAAATTGCAGCTGAAGAAATCAGCAAGGGGTTTGGTGTGAAGGCACTTTCCTTTACAGCCGATATATCAAAAGAAGAAGAAACCAAGGCGATGGCTGCCTATGCAATGGAGGCTTTTGGTCGCATCGATATCTTGATAAATAGTGCTGGGATTAATATTAGAGGAGCTATAGATGAAGTCAGTTTAGACGATTTCAAAAAGGTAATGAATATCAACGTTACAGGTACTTGGTTGTGTAGTCGTGCCGTAGTCCCCCATATGAAAGCCCAAAAGTCAGGAGCAATAATTAACTTGGCAAGCACACTGGGTGTAGTGGGATTGGCTAATCGCACCCCTTATACCTCAAGCAAGGGAGCAGTGGTACAAATGACCCGAGCTTTTGGAATAGAAATGGCCCCATTCAACATCAAAGTAAATGCCATCTGCCCAGGGCCATTTCTTACTGAAATGAATATTCCAGTAGCTGATGACCCTGCCACGAAGCAGTTTATAATTGGAGCAACTGCTTTGGGAAGATGGGGGGAACTAAAAGAAATTCAAGGAGCAGCCATATTCTTGGCCAGTGATGCGGCTAGTTATATGACAGGCTCCTTACTGACTGTAGATGGTGGTTGGACAGCTAAATAAGCCTATTTACTTTATTCATGGTTAGGCCAGTACTGTTGCCAGAATAAATATAATAGCCATAGCCGTAAAGGAAAGAATGACCGTCCCTAGACTATGTGACTGGTAGCCTTGTTTGATATTCATACCTGACAATTGTGTCATGGCCCAAAAAAAACTATCATTGGCATGGGATACGGCTATGGCTCCAGCACCTGTAGCCAATACGGTTAGCACTCGCATTATCTCTGTATCCAAACCTAAGGCAGGCATCAGAGGTACCATAATTGATGCTGTTGTCACCAAGGCAACGGTAGAAGAGCCTTGTGCAGATTTTAGGGCAAAAGCCATTGCAAAAGGTAAAAACAAACTTAAATTCCCTGCCGTCATAATAGAACTAATCTGATCAGCAATTCCAGAGTTTTGCAACATTTTACCAAAGACACCTCCAGCACCAGTGATAAGAATTACTGGTGCACCTATTAACAGAGCTTCACCAAACCAACCAGAAGAGGACAATACCTTTTTATCAAGTTTTTCAGGCAAACTAAAGGCCATAAAAGCACCCAATAACAGGGCAATTATAGGGTTACCAATAAATGAAATTAAAGAGGTGAATAAATTGTCACCAAAAGGCTGTGTTGGATAGGCTGCTATAGAAGAAAGGATAATGAGTAACAATGGAATGATAATGGGCATAAAAGATTTACCTAATGAAGGTTTTTTTCTTACCTTACCTTCCTTATCAATTTCAGCGAATACAGGTTCCAAATGAATTTTTGAGACCCAATATTTACAAAAATAATAACAAGGAATTAGTGCGAGAGCACTAATAATGGCTCCAAATAATATTATTTGTCCTAAATCTGCCTCAAGTATTCCTGCAGCAGCAATAGGCCCTGGTGTAGGCGGCACAAGTGAGTGGGTAGCAGTTATCCCTAAAGTCAAGGCCACTGTGGTAGCCGCGTAGGGAAGCTTTCCCTTAAATGAAAGGGATTTATTGATCGGGTTAAGCATGATAAAAGCACTGTCTCCAAATACAGGAATCGATGAAATATAACCAGTAATCATCATTCCTAGCATTACCGATTTTTGCCCTACCCAAGACAACACTTTTTGGGCAATCACAAATGCTCCACCTGATTTCTCCAAAAAGGTACCAATGACCACTCCAAATAGAATCAACAAACCAATTCTTCCTAACACTCCTCCAAAGCCATCGGTAATGGAGCTAATGATTAATTCTGCAGGCATACCTGCCATTAGACCGTAAATAATTGCCCCACTAAATAAGGCAAGGAAGGGATGAATTTCAAATTTTATGATAGCCACAATTATTATGGCCAACGCGAATAGAATCAAAAGAAAAATAAACATAGATCGGTTTTTGGGTTTATAATCTATAACAAATAAAGCATTATTATTTAAACTTTAATCGCTAAATATAAATTATATAGGATATAATTCTAAAAATTTCCTTCCTAAATTCCCCCTCTATTTGATCTGGGCTATTGAAATTATTCCAATTGGTTTAATAAGATATTGCTCTGTTTCCTCTCCAGATTGAATTTTTTTCACTACATCCATTCCTTTAGTAACTTGACCAAATGCAGCAAAGCCAAATCCATCAGGATTTCTTCCCCCCTTAAAATCCAGATCTGGCTGCTCATTGATACATATAAAAAAGAACTTTGCGCAGTATTAGGTCCAAATCGAGCCATAGAAAGTGTTCCATTCTTATGTTTGAGACCTGTAAACTTGGTTGTTTCAATGGCAATAGCAGGTAGCAATAAGCTATCAGCAACATTTCCACCTTGAATTACTTCAATTTTTATTTTTCGATCTGCTTCATTTTCTGGCGTGCAAACTCTAAAGAAACTTGACTTGTGATAAGCACCACTATTGATATATGCCCGGAAATTCTCAACGGTAACAGGTGCTTTCTCTGGGTAAACTTCCACCTCAATATTTCCGGCTTCCGTCACAATTTGGTATTTCTCTATATGCTGAGCATGGATTGAAACGCTTATTAAAACCAGCAAAATACACGTGAAAAGTTTATTCATGGTTTTTATCATTTTTAGATTGGCAATTGATTCTATTACAAATTACAAAAAGTAAGTTCACGAATAACTTATTATTCTGAAAATTTAAAAAAGGCTAAAAACCATATTTTCAACTAAACTAATAGTAGTCTATTTACACAATTAGCAGAATTTATTGTACCAAATACCTGTACAAACAATAAATCAAACTGAATTATGCATTAGAATGACAATTTATTACTTTTAAGAAAATTCCATTAAATCCAAATATATAAGTTCAATAGTAAATCAATAATATTATGTTTGAAGAGTACATAGGAGTTGTGAAAATGTTTGCGGGAAATTTCGCCCCCAGAGGATATGCCATTTGTGATGGAAGGTTATTAAAAATTAAAGACAACCAAAGTCTTTTCTCTATTATAGGAAACATGTATGGAAGGGATGGGAGAACCACCTTTGCATTACCTGATTTGCGAGGAAGAATGCCTGTTGGCATAGGAAATGGACAAGGGCTTTCAACAAAAAAAATAGGTGAAAAAGGAGGTCAAGAAGCCACCAAACTTGAAGAAAAGAATATGCCTGCCCATTCACATACATTAAATTCCAGTTCTGAAGCAGCAACTTCAAGCAACCCAAAAGACAATTTCCCTGCCCTATCTCATGTAAAAGTCAACCGATTTAAACCACCTTATGCGGTTGAAACTTTTGCAGGCACCTCAAACTCAAATATGAATGACAAAACGATTGGTTTATCTGGACAGAATGAGCCTTTTGACCAAATGCCTCCTTATCTCGGAATAAATTTCATTATTTGTATTCAGGGTTATTATCCAGCAAGGAGTTAATAAATTATTGGCAATTCGTAATTCCAGCATCTAGAAGTTCAGCCGCATGGGCCGTTGGCAATCCTAATTTAGGACTTAAGTAAGGAATTCCCCACCCCATTCCTCTCATAACAAACAGTACTCCCATAAACATCACAAAATAAGGCATGGCCTTGTTCATTTTCACCCTAAAATTCATCGAAAAAATATCTTTTGAAAACATTAGCAAAATCATCACTGGAAAAGTGCCTAAGCCAAAAACAAACATGTAAGCCATGCCCATTACAGGGCTTTGAAGTGCTAGGGAGGCCACCAAGGCCATGTACACCATGCCACAAGGTAGAAATCCATTAAAGACTCCTGTGATAAAAAACGCTTTGCGCCCACCTCTTTTTATTGATTTTCCCAGCTGGGACTTTAATTTTATCAAAGAGGAAGATAAAGTGGAATTTGTAATCCATTTTTCAGATTCCTTATAGAAAAATGCAAGTACAATGATCATCAAACCCAAAACAATAGAAACCCATTGTTGAATTCCGGCCAAGGAAAGAGAAAAACCTACCATACCTACCAAACCACCCAATAAAGAATAGGTCACAGCACGGCCCGAATTGTACAGCAATTTATTAAGCAAATACTTATTTCTGTCTTTACCGGCTAAGGCAAGTGCAATTGGCCCACACATTCCAATGCAATGAAATGAGCCAAGTATTCCCCAAATAAAGGCTGTCCAGATCATTTAAATATCAATTTTCTTTTCTTCGAAAAAAGCAACACCATCTGCTTCCCAAGTCATTTTCATTTTCCAGTACCCTGGTTCAAGCCCTTTCAGTGACATCGTATTGGATTCAGAATCCTTTATTTCAATTTGAATTTTTTTATCCATCCGAGCATCAGAGGGTCTAAATAAATGCAACTCTCCTTTGGAACCAATAGGCAACTTGAATTGAAGGGTTTTACTTGCTGCATCAAATTGCATGACTTTGCCTTCCATGGCATTGGTATTTGACACTCGATCAATATGTTCCTGGTATTTGATTTCTTCAGCATAATAATTCTCTGTAACCAGATGTATATCATCCTGCTTCACACAAATGGTTACCAGGGTCACCATCAACCCAATAAAAACCAACAATAACAATAAGATTCCATTTCCCCAGTTCATTTCGTATTCATTTTAGTATTTTTATTCTCCAACAGGTCCCATAAAACTGGTGGAAATCCTATCAATTGTCTCCCCATTTTGTTGTAATAATAAATCAACGTTTTGTTGAGGGATCTTCATATCACTTTTAGCTTTAACCAAAAAGAATCTGCCTTCGAATTTTGATTGCCCATCAAGTCTCCAATCTGTATGCCCCACTTTTTCCAAAGTAAAGGTAGGATCAGCAGGAACAAGGGTAACCTCTTGTTCATCAAAAGTTTTATTAATTAAGGTCACTTCATATAGGTTACTTATTTGTGCATTCTCTCTGGCCTGGTAAGTCATTCCTCTAAACCTGGTGACCGTAGCACCCAAATCTTCTCTTGTTGCTAATAAGGCAACAAAGCCAACAATTAATAATAGTAGAATACTAGAGTAAGCCTTTAC
Protein-coding sequences here:
- a CDS encoding SusC/RagA family TonB-linked outer membrane protein; translation: MLKIYKLCSLVLLILLVSTGFTLAQIELSGTVTDDLGDPLPGAAVLVKGTSSGTVTDLDGNYTITVANQQATLVFSFLGFNNVEEVVGNRTTIDVVLEQGLSGLDEVVVTGYGSQSRREITGAVTSVDSEQLLAIPATTFAQQLQGRAAGVTIVNDATPGGGATVRIRGFGTINNNDPLYVIDGVPTQEQGNLNPNDIESIQILKDASAASIYGSRAANGVIIITTKRGKVGKPTISFNAYYGTQTSDRGPDPLNAEELGEYLYLANIYGNPNTAPTHGQYSWGPNGEVSIPDYVFPSGAMEGDPAVDPSLYALRPGNIYPITRAADTDWWAASTRTAPIQSYQVTANGGTENGRYALSLNYFSQDGVINNIGYDRYSLRANTEFKALNNRLTIGENLSVTVGNRKGGFGNGSRGNNEEQNAVFSSSLQHPLLPVYDIMGNFAGSRGANLGNNYNPVAFLERAKDNRNLELRAFGNVYAQIDLTDNINVRSSFGIDANNRRARYIGRPQPEYVEGNFVNSSTAENSYSYQWVWTNTVSYTKTFNDVHAFDAYLGLESIKEFGEIFGASRQRFAFETNPIISYLDLGDPNTATNFGSVESDYRLYSQFGKLNYSYDGKYMVQFILRNDGSSRFLAASRNATFPAFSLGWRLSDEAAVADALPFVSDMKLRYGWGKTGNQLIGDYNAYTTYRSNIFNAGYPIDGSSSTPALGFDTQRFGNPNAKWETTTSNNIGLDVEFMDGKYYFELDLWNRVTSDMLFQTPINYGHGDATAPFFNVGQMTNKGIDLNLGLDDTALGGELRYGISGNISMYRNNVDNLAENDDNVLFGTSTRVPSVTITQAGYPISSFFGYNNLGIFQTQEEVDAHPAYGNYNAVGKFKVQDVNNDGVITDADRTVIGNPHPDFVYGININLGYKNWDLALFGNGSVGNDIFNYINYWTDFNTFQGNKSKTALYDAWQPSNPGGTFPIMDINDQVSSRPSSYFVEDGSYFRMRNVQLTYNLSDVLLKKIGMSNAAIYFQGQNLFTVTKYTGTNPEIQTGSNNTVGFDGGYMPISRNLILGINVTF
- a CDS encoding DUF7133 domain-containing protein; its protein translation is MFNPFLNLLKAYFLVGIWIIIFSLVCCCSPKNRDPSPALLPEQALQLFEINDDLSIQLVAAEPMVQDPVFTSFDEDGKMWIVEMKGFMNDIEGSNELVPNGRISILEDSNGDGTMDRSTIYLDSLVMPRALAVIKGGALVVENMSLWWTQDLDGDLKADTKELVDADYAGSNLPEHSGNGLLRGLDNWYYNAKSRFRYKFKNNQWIKDSTEFRGQWGISQDDYGRLYYNYNWSPLHADLVPPNYFIRNANHSTTSGLDQGLTSDREIYPIRENLAINRGYIPGILDEQNQLKEFTSACSPFYFRGNGLPKVYLGNVFVCEPSGNLIRRNAIVSSGIQLSAEAVDIGHSIIASKDERFRPVSLSSGPDGALYISDMYRGLIQHGAYISPYLKDITIKRKLVLPTHYGRIWRVAHKDWQPKPVPRLSNYSGPELVETLKHPNGWYRDMAQRLLVEGNNSFNVPLLEELALNSKYHLAQIHALWTLEGLEKLDENVLFTLLDNLGAYHPKVIIHVLRLTEQLAKENNHVKKRLEKFYLKNQETISNEELALQMILTAGSLSEEVSKTTIASILKNNIDEPIFRDGALSSLYNYEYSFLLYLIKQNQWKEHSPSKAIFLEMVATAISRKNNEREMLKLLNLLEQRNLAKDWQAYSIFTGMSMAGAQKKSDPIKLKTAPKFSKTIDFEKSNLNTAQWNNLFIWPGKKIKPDSLLNINKLSDAERSSFVKGRQHFLSTCAGCHGGDGEGVKRMGPPLNKSEWVTGNERQLAMILLHGLEGTIMVNGVKYSSPDILPVMPSMASLDNSTIANILTYIRNEWDNQATAVKGGKVAEIRISTQGRVIPWKPEELLRSKPPVSPSNKP
- a CDS encoding sugar phosphate isomerase/epimerase family protein; the protein is MKENKKGNSLPTSYNSRRDFLKNASLGLMAMTMPELPDIFDNTKLGIVVHSYGKRWHATHQSSDYPAFSDASELLAHCHKIGAGGIQVGINGWTEGFCHKIRDQRENLNMYLEGSTGMPKMTSQLPDFEKQIILAKEAGIKVLRTVSLGPRRYEAIHSQEEFLAFQKQSILMLGKAEPILRKHKIKLAIENHKDWRSDELLHLIKGVSSEWVGITLDFGNSIALMEQPKTTTQHLAPYVFSTHVKDMAVKPCSEGFLLSEVPLGEGLLNLKEIVNTCKKYNPSISFNLEMITRNPLLIPCLTPDYWTTLEKVPAFELSQILTWVNTHGRNLPHIDSLETEELLAREEINILTSLTYSIKHLNL
- a CDS encoding SDR family NAD(P)-dependent oxidoreductase, with protein sequence MINSLPGIKLFDLNGKTAIVTGGSKGLGLAMAAGLASAGANILIVNRTERDGEIAAEEISKGFGVKALSFTADISKEEETKAMAAYAMEAFGRIDILINSAGINIRGAIDEVSLDDFKKVMNINVTGTWLCSRAVVPHMKAQKSGAIINLASTLGVVGLANRTPYTSSKGAVVQMTRAFGIEMAPFNIKVNAICPGPFLTEMNIPVADDPATKQFIIGATALGRWGELKEIQGAAIFLASDAASYMTGSLLTVDGGWTAK
- a CDS encoding GntP family permease: MFIFLLILFALAIIIVAIIKFEIHPFLALFSGAIIYGLMAGMPAELIISSITDGFGGVLGRIGLLILFGVVIGTFLEKSGGAFVIAQKVLSWVGQKSVMLGMMITGYISSIPVFGDSAFIMLNPINKSLSFKGKLPYAATTVALTLGITATHSLVPPTPGPIAAAGILEADLGQIILFGAIISALALIPCYYFCKYWVSKIHLEPVFAEIDKEGKVRKKPSLGKSFMPIIIPLLLIILSSIAAYPTQPFGDNLFTSLISFIGNPIIALLLGAFMAFSLPEKLDKKVLSSSGWFGEALLIGAPVILITGAGGVFGKMLQNSGIADQISSIMTAGNLSLFLPFAMAFALKSAQGSSTVALVTTASIMVPLMPALGLDTEIMRVLTVLATGAGAIAVSHANDSFFWAMTQLSGMNIKQGYQSHSLGTVILSFTAMAIIFILATVLA
- a CDS encoding phage tail protein, yielding MFEEYIGVVKMFAGNFAPRGYAICDGRLLKIKDNQSLFSIIGNMYGRDGRTTFALPDLRGRMPVGIGNGQGLSTKKIGEKGGQEATKLEEKNMPAHSHTLNSSSEAATSSNPKDNFPALSHVKVNRFKPPYAVETFAGTSNSNMNDKTIGLSGQNEPFDQMPPYLGINFIICIQGYYPARS
- a CDS encoding sulfite exporter TauE/SafE family protein; its protein translation is MIWTAFIWGILGSFHCIGMCGPIALALAGKDRNKYLLNKLLYNSGRAVTYSLLGGLVGMVGFSLSLAGIQQWVSIVLGLMIIVLAFFYKESEKWITNSTLSSSLIKLKSQLGKSIKRGGRKAFFITGVFNGFLPCGMVYMALVASLALQSPVMGMAYMFVFGLGTFPVMILLMFSKDIFSMNFRVKMNKAMPYFVMFMGVLFVMRGMGWGIPYLSPKLGLPTAHAAELLDAGITNCQ
- a CDS encoding FixH family protein, encoding MNWGNGILLLLLVFIGLMVTLVTICVKQDDIHLVTENYYAEEIKYQEHIDRVSNTNAMEGKVMQFDAASKTLQFKLPIGSKGELHLFRPSDARMDKKIQIEIKDSESNTMSLKGLEPGYWKMKMTWEADGVAFFEEKKIDI